One stretch of Candidatus Neomarinimicrobiota bacterium DNA includes these proteins:
- a CDS encoding DUF2914 domain-containing protein, with protein sequence MKTMLGIILTKYIFLPSSFIFLFLGEIKAQSILKIERITVSTSVENRQPVGESDVFADSVGTLYCFTEIRGMGDFTTISHVWYHGENRRAEVKLNVRGYRWRTWSTKSIQKDWTGEWRVDVVSADGKILKSKRFRIVKTNDSGANPDTVSN encoded by the coding sequence ATGAAGACCATGTTGGGAATTATTTTAACTAAATATATCTTTTTGCCGTCGTCTTTCATTTTTCTTTTCCTGGGTGAGATCAAAGCGCAAAGCATCTTAAAAATTGAACGAATCACAGTCAGCACATCGGTGGAAAACCGTCAGCCGGTTGGTGAATCTGACGTCTTCGCCGACAGCGTCGGAACGCTCTACTGTTTCACTGAGATAAGGGGGATGGGTGATTTCACGACCATCAGCCATGTCTGGTATCATGGTGAAAACCGGCGCGCCGAAGTAAAGTTGAACGTGCGAGGTTACAGGTGGAGGACATGGTCAACCAAGTCTATTCAAAAAGACTGGACGGGAGAATGGCGGGTGGACGTCGTTTCGGCTGATGGGAAAATACTCAAATCCAAACGGTTCCGCATCGTGAAAACGAATGATTCCGGAGCAAATCCGGACACTGTATCTAACTGA